The Gossypium arboreum isolate Shixiya-1 chromosome 6, ASM2569848v2, whole genome shotgun sequence DNA window TCATTGACCATATTGCATTTTTAAAGTTCGGTGACCAATTTTTAACTCaccttataatataatataaaaacttatttatttgtacaacttatatatatttaatgtaaAGTcgcatatcatataaataattaaagttgaattaatatttaaaagattATATATTGTTACTTTATcaagttaatataaaaatatggttttggagataatttaattcaattaaattttaactCTTTTAAATATAGAAAAATACAATAAtctaacataaaatttaaaatttaaactaacAAATAAATTTGGAGATAAAGTAATTCAGtatactttaaatttttatttattatcaatTAAATTTGTTTAGAAAAAGTTAACAAACAATTATAACATTggagataaataaataaattaatctgaattttaactttttcaaaattaaaaataaatctaaTCAATTCTGTGATAAATTTAGAACTTTTAGTTATAAACAAATtcatttaatcataattttaaaaattaatattaattatgatGATTCTAAAAtccttaatttttatatattaatgatATAATGCTACGTAAACAATTTTAAAGATGTAAAAACATTATTAAACATATTTTGGAGTAATTATTAGGACCATATAAACAATGCTCCCATCCAATTAtaaaatacaatataatattatttttacatgTTATTGAtgactaaaaattaaaaaattctgtTATCTCCAACCTTCAGCCATTCTGCATCAAACTGTAGAGAATCATCAAAGTTTGTTTTTTCTTTTcgtcattttcatttatatatcttAAAAGTATGGGAAGAAGTAGAAACTATAACCATCATGATTAAGATCCAAAATATTGATCTTTCGTCCAAATAAAACATTCTACTTTCTCTTCATCTTCACTTATTATTGTCCTATTCCATTTCAAAATGATTACCCTTGCTTCGATTTCCCCTTTGATATAAAGGATTGGAGAATGGAAATTCGAGATATTAGGTAAATTCCGAAAATTAATGATTTGGTTTAGAGTTAATAGGGGTTTGATTTGAGGCTTAGGTTTATGAAATAACCGAAGATTTTAGATTTGATAATTTATATAAATCAGAGATTAGGGATTTCAAAAATTTGGGATTTGGCTTCAACATAGGCAAATAACataatgagattttttttttctcaatttcgaTCACAAATTGAAAAAGATTTTCCATCGAAATTTCATTTTAATGGAAAAGATTGTAAGAATACTAAAAGGGTGCATGgatgaaacttttttttttctcattttcttcatttttgttGTCTAGAGATGAGAATGGTTGaaggagaaaacaaaaattttgatttttttttcaatttcttagTCATCAAATGACATGTAAAAATAATCTTACATGGCATTATATAATTGAATGAGACCATTGCTTATGTGGTGGGAAAGGTCcacttaataaattttattttttataattttttgtcacATGTGACGCAGTGGTTAtgacatgggtgactttaactgaaAAAAATTAAGGCAGTTAACTTTAACAGTCAACTGTTAAAGTTTACTATCAAAGAGACTTTTGATGCATTTTagcaattgagtgaaaaaaaaatgggcctaattgtttttttttgaaaatatttaaagaccttttgatgtATTTTGAAAGTTTAAATATCCAAttgaataaaacaaaaagaataaaGATTTAATtacttctttttaaaaaaataataactttTACGCACTTAGACctttaaaattaaatcattaaaattctaCTTTTATTTGTAATTTTCTTATATCTTTGAAATCACCATAAGCTTGATAAATATATTCTTCATTCTTTAAAACCAAAACACCATCCTGaaattttctcatatttttaaaACCATTGACTATTGATAATGGATTGATaacattcaaaattttaaagtaaaaataTTACGAAATTGTAAGAAGAAGATAATGTTTTTATGTTGTCTGGTATCTATAAATTATTctcttttaaaaatcattaaattttttaattattatattggattatatacatatatttataaaatataaagttatttatcacaaaaataaatgaaatttaacatttaaaactaCACTAATTctccctaaaattttactttgacAAATTTAAATGATAGtattttatatgtaaaaattgtgatttaatgaattaaaagaaaatgagacATTCGAAAAATATTTAAAGGATGGAAAAAGATTGACCGGGTGTGGGGGCAAAAGCAACTGCACACATCCGCTATTAAATTGGCCCGGCATCTTGTGCGAACCGATACGTCTTGGTTCCAGCCTCACCAATCGGAAGAGGATGATACAATTTGCTTGGAAAGAAATGatgataaagaagaagaaaaggtaaAGAAAATTGCAGCTACCAAAAAGGAGAAGTCATCGGAACCGGATACGCCGTTGTTTATTGCGGCGAGCACAGGGATCGTtgagatagtgaatgagatactCGACAAGTACCCTCAAGCAATTGAGCACATCAACAAAAGCGGACAGAACATATTACATGTCGCCACTTTATATCGTACATACAAAGTGTATGATCTGGttgttaagaaaaaggaaaagaagaacaGGTTGGTTCGAGGGATCGATAACAATGGCTGCACCATACTGCACCATGCTGCTGACACCGTATATTATCGTGGTGGAACCAAACCTACCCCTGCTCTCAAATTGCAACAGGAGTTGGAATGGTTTGAGGTAATTAacttatcttcttcttttttttttttatatatgtactgGAATGATGAGTGATTACTGTTTGGTTGTGATGTTGGTGTTTGCAGACAGTGAAAAATGAAATACCGGGGCATTTCACCCTGCACCGCAATAAGGACAATATGACAGCAGATCAGTTGTTCAACGACAGGCACAATGACCAACTTCAAGATGCACAAGAGTGGGTGAAGAACACTTCTGAGTCATGCTCGACGGTCGCTGTTCTTGTGGCTGGTGTTGTGTTCGCAGCTGCATACTCGGCTCCAGGAGGTTTCCATGACAGTAAGTAGTTGTCAAAATAAATACAAATTAAGAAACTCCCAATGGTTTTGATCATCAATGGGTTGGGTGTAGGTGGGCAGCCGATTCTACTGGAAAGGCCACTGTATTCGTTTTTCACGGTGATGGATGTGGCAGGGCTTGCAAGCTCGTTGACGTCGGTGGTGATATTCCTGTCGATCCTGACATCTTCGCTGGAGTACAAGGATTTTGAGAACACCATCCCTCGGAATCTGTCACTGGGCTTCACGTTTCTGTTCTTCTCAGTAACAACAACGATGCTAACATTCACGGCGACGATACTTCTGCTAGTTCATTTGGAGAAAAAATGGACAGCAAGTTTAACATATGCGGCAGCGTTCCTTCCAATCTGCATATTCGCGTTGTTTCAGTTCCCACTATATTACCAGTACTTCATTGTTGCTGTGAAGGgcatttttaatttcataaggaAGAATATGCCTGGCAACTGGGAGTTTCTACATATTAAAGGTGATTTTTGATTCTGAATTAATAGCCAACCACCTTCACTTGAATTCCGTCGCTTGAAGCCCATcgattgaatttttattttattttatcttgttAGCTTTCTTCACAAGGCATTCTTGTCCCagaaaaatgtaataaaaatatttatttaaaaatttatataaaagtaattaaaattttaattgaaatgctaaaattgaagttttaaattcattatatctcaaatttAAATTTCATCCTATGATTAGGGTTCAAATAAGGAAAAATTATTAGGTGGACCTTTCCCACCACATAAGCAATGGTCCTATCCAATTATATAATGTCATGTAGATTACTTTTACATGTCATTTAATGgctaagaaattaaaaataaattcaaaatttttgttttctccttCAACCATTCTCACCTTTGGACaacaaaaatgaagaaaatgagaaaaaaaagagTTAAAAGAACCCTTGTTTTTAATAATATGTAATGAAAAGAAAGTTTCATCCATGCACCTTTTAGTATTCTTACAATCTTTTtcattaaaaatgaaattttgatggaAAATCTTTTTTAATTTGTGATCGAAATTGAGAAAGAAACAAAATCCCATTATGTTAATTTGCTTATGTTCAAGCCAAATTTCAAATTTTCGAAATCCCTAATCCTTAATTTATGGAAATTACCAACTCTAAAATCCTTGGTTATTTTATAACCCTAAGCCTAAAATCAAACCCCTGTAACCCTAAACCAAATCCTTAATTTTCGTAGTTTGCCtaatatctcaaattttcattctcCAATCCTTTATATTAAAGGGGAAATCAAAGCAAGGGGAATCATTTTGAAATGGAATAGGACAATGATAAGTGAAGGTGAAGGGAAAGTAGAATGTTTTATTTGGACGATAGATTAGTATTTTGGATTTTAATCATGGTGGTTATAGTTTTTGCTTCTTCCCATGcttt harbors:
- the LOC108485640 gene encoding protein ACCELERATED CELL DEATH 6-like; translated protein: MGMEKEVIISKSEMNNKFHDMIVAYTKLLANDFQWLEVTYKQNHEALFNPITVCGDTMFHVAAYRGSEAMLQTLVELVPQTKRPEVLKMKNVYGNTVLHELVTTAQAEAADLLMKEVLFSDGLNHEDYIREKEEILADRNKLGETPLFRAVEYGNMSMVKYLAIQIEGMGGNLHKHYTRDHDGLSILHIAVIGQHFDTANWLVERYPQLATYKDNNGKTTLHLLASMTTSFKSSSFLSGLFEEFIYYCLPGEACNGDESDKLPIALDNKDLEQGEPSKAPNQPGHSKGFKWYYGVLQCLKSGWKKIDRVWGQKQLHTSAIKLARHLVRTDTSWFQPHQSEEDDTICLERNDDKEEEKVKKIAATKKEKSSEPDTPLFIAASTGIVEIVNEILDKYPQAIEHINKSGQNILHVATLYRTYKVYDLVVKKKEKKNRLVRGIDNNGCTILHHAADTVYYRGGTKPTPALKLQQELEWFETVKNEIPGHFTLHRNKDNMTADQLFNDRHNDQLQDAQEWVKNTSESCSTVAVLVAGVVFAAAYSAPGGFHDSGQPILLERPLYSFFTVMDVAGLASSLTSVVIFLSILTSSLEYKDFENTIPRNLSLGFTFLFFSVTTTMLTFTATILLLVHLEKKWTASLTYAAAFLPICIFALFQFPLYYQYFIVAVKGIFNFIRKNMPGNWEFLHIKGDF